Genomic segment of Falco peregrinus isolate bFalPer1 chromosome 5, bFalPer1.pri, whole genome shotgun sequence:
CTGATGCTGTGTCTCACACTTCGCAGTACTACCCTGGCATTCTCAGTCCAGCTCAGCAACATTCAACTCTGCTCTCCATCAGCAGGTAACAACGTCTCCCTTCTCACAGTCCCTGATGTGCTGGACACTCTGCTTGGCCAGGACTGTGGTCCTCATCTGGTCCAGGGAACAATCTATGTATCCCTGCTTATAGAGTCTTTGGGCAGGAGAACATCTTCCCCACAGAGCCTGAGCTCCTTCTGACCCACTCTGTGCTTGATAGGAAATCAAGACCTAGAACTGGCTGTGCCTCCTTACCCCTTTCTGACAGCTCTCCAGTGCACATGGCTCTAGTATAGATCTCTCTGAGCTCTACAGGGTCAAgtcatttttcttgcttgcttacACCTAATTCATAAAAGAGCATCTTCTCTCCtaatttgctgctgctttgtatttttcccttgtcatatttctgcctctctctaaaaaacaaatacaacctcaaaaaaaaaaaaaagaaacccatcaaaaaaacccaacaaaaacaacctttttttttctttttctgctttgtaccCCCaagatgtttccttttcctctaaATGTACTTTGGGCTTTTCACAACAACCTGGCCACAGCACCCTACTACTACTGAAAGGGAGAACGCTGTCCTTTATTCATGCCCTTCTGTGTCCTCCTGCTTGTCTTTGTGATTTGCCAGCCCGTGAATGACACCAGCAGAACTCACCAGGTATGATGTTTTTGTCTCTAAGACCCAGCCATTTTGGCCTCCAATGCTTTTCCATAGAGCTTAAGGATCCCAATTTGCACAGCTGGCTGCTTTAAGCACTGGTAACATACTGGATTTCCTTACACAATGTATTTAAAGAACATAACAATTATAAGTGggcttaaaaaaagcaatagacTTTAAGCAAAAGCTATGTGCTGAACCAGACTGTGGCTTTCTCATCTGGatttcaaagaagaaacagcaactGTATAGATTTATGGAGTAGATCTCTTGTCTGGGAGAATCAGTTCTTCACTGGATTTGCAGTTCCCTTCCACCACTATCCAAGAAACATTTGAATCCTAAGGTCACTGTCATGTCAGATAAGTCTAATTTCTCCCACATGTGGACACTTCCTCCCTGGTGAAGACTTCCTTCCCAGCCTCCTGCGTAGCCCTCACGGACTGCTAGATCCCTCTGTTTCTGCTGAACCACCCAGTGTCTCTTTCCCACCCATGCACTCCTCTGGCACCACAGCTTACAACCAACCTATAGATTCCTGCAGCAAGTGCACAGCTTGCATTTGGTCTAGAATTTTTTGTGGTAACAGATACACACCAGTGGTTTGTGATTGTTGTgaggttttttaaaatcactccTAATGATAGATAACGTCATTAATTGTTCACAGGGCTGAATAGCCTTATTGATTAAAagctttcacctttttttccatGCCTGAAATGTTCTGTCTTCATTTACTGATTCTTACTAATCCATTGTTTGCTGCATAGAAGAGCTTCCTGCTGGCAGGATTCAAAGTTTTGTCATTCACGAAATTTCTctatttgcttaattttaagtgTCTTCTTTTGAGACAAACTGACACACTATGCAATCACTTCAGTCTTTCAAGACTGCTGGGTATACAACCCCTCTGCCTGGGAAAGGATGCAATCTCTGGTTTGACATTCCAAGCCTGGGAAAGTACTGTGGAAGACTAACATGTCTTGAATTAAGTACAGCTGCTCTCCAGGGCTCTCAGAATTCTTCAGGACCTGAATCTTAGGGGTGACTGGAAAGGCAGGTCAGAGCTTCCCAAATGTGTTAGATTTCCAGGCCACCTAGGCTGGTTGGTTGCAGATAGAGAGCCTGAGAAGAGCAAATGCAACTGAAAATCCCCTAGGACCCATgactggagaagaggaaaagggcTAAATGCTGTACTCACCCACTTGCGGGGCCTCCCTCTTGGCCTCTTCCCAGCAGAAGGTCCTACCTTTGTGGAAAACAAAGCGGGGGGAAAAATACCTTCAGCTCTCATTTGCTGGGCACTATGACTAATACACTGAACGTGGCCAAGGTTGTTGTGAGACAGttagcagaaaagaagaaagctgggGATAGAAGACAGTTGAGGAGGAAACCCCTGCCAGACTATACTGGTTGTGACTATTTGGCAATGGTGGAGGAGAAACACTAGAAGGAAGCTGCTGAACAGGCAATGGCAACACTAAAACCACAATAACTGGTTTGTCCAACAGTGGCAATTAAAGCTGAGCTGAATTAGGGGCAATTTTCACTGTCTATCACTAATGTAAGAGAAACCTCCCAGCTTGCTGCTCTAGCAGGGACAGCCAGCTCCTCTCTCACCCATAAAGAAATATAAACTATTTACTCTTACCATTTGTCCAGATACAGCAGTCActttcttgcttccttttgGCCTTCCTCGTGGTTTCTTCACTGGCAATGGTCCCAGAGCTTCCTCCTagataaaaggagaaaatcatTTAAGCAGGATCTTCCCTGGAACTTACAGCTTCTCATTCTAATATGTCTTAGATTATCTTATATCAATAACAGCACCCAGGCCACTAAATACCTGGTTGTCTCTGCTTCTCCAGCCGTGAAGTGCATTAGAAGATGGCAATACCCCTACCCCTTTGTCTTTTGGGTTGGGGAAATGAATAAGTTCCCAGAACTCTGACCATAGTgcctggaagagaaaaagccttGGCCTTCTCCACTGTATTTAGCTACTGGTACAGAAAAAGAGGCTGATGACACTTGAAAATCTCCAGACTGGAACAGAGATCTGCCTAGCTCCTCTCATGCCATTTACTGGCCTGAACAGCCATGGCTCAACACATTAGAGGCACATCCGAAGCCAGTGGCTGAGATGTCCCAGGGTGCAAGTATCGCTGCTTTCCTGAATAGCAGTAATATTTACAACATCATAGCTCAGCTTCCCTTGCTCTTTGTTAGTGAGCAGAttcccagggctgcctgcaaaTCCTATTAGGCTAATGCTGTAGCATCCTCAGGCAACCTCTCAGGATGCTGTAGCATCCTCATGCAACCTCTCAGGATGATGTGCCCTCACCTGTGGCTGCTTCTTTGGTCTTCCCCTCTTTCTCTTCAGGCCTTCAGTCAGTGTAGATGTGTCGGGGTTCACTGGCCTCTCGTTGCTCATGTTAGCACCTTCCACAGTTTCCAGATGATAATccaacagattatttttccatggactgggaaataaaatgtatctcctctttctttctctatcTTGTTATGGATTCTCCTCTACCTGCAAGGCTGAAATAGTGAGAGAGAATAAGGCATGACAGCTTGCTATCCGCTGGAAGACTCTGGGACACAGCAGACATTCAGAAGCGTAACCGTGCTTCATAAATATTAATTGAACCATTCCCTTACATGGCCTATTGTTCAGCTTTCTGAGGCTTTTGGCCAAAGGAGCTGATTGCTCCAGGTGCCACAGTATGTTGGTACCTCTGTCTACCTTTCCTCCCTAGTTAGCCAGTTTCATCCAAACTGACAAAGACAATGTGTTCAGCTCTCTGAACTCCCCTCTTCATCAGCTTCCATtgtctgaggaggaaggaggtgggAGACAAAGTGGTGGTGGCGAGTTAAAAATGCCCGATTCAAGGGCAAAGCTTCATTTGGAGCTCCTATATCATCAGCTAATCAAAGCTAATCCTGAGGACCAAATTCACAGCAGAAAGAGCCTTATAACTGGGTGCTTAAGAGAACAAGTATCAGGATACAAACTCTTATTAAAGAGGTGAATGTGACTCTGTAGCTGCCCCTCAAGAGTTTGTTCCTAATCACTGGCTGAACAGGTGCTGTCTGGAGAGGTGGCCTGACCCCACCTCAGAGTGCTCAGCCTCTGGTCTTGCACAAGGCTCACTGTTTCCTACAGGACAGAAGTCACTCAGACCTGGGCTTTGCTTGGATCTGGAGCACTGGCTTGTCTACTGCAAGTTTTGTATCAGCAGGGTTGCCAACCTCCTCGCTGTCTCCAAGCTCTGCTTAGTTCCTGCTGTGGTTGGAATGAGCCCTGATCTGACTTGTTTGCTCCAATAACCAAGATCACAAGCTGTTGAAGGTACATAGGACACCAATTactttccttgctgctgcttgagGTTTCTCCTCTGGCACTGTCTGCCAGAGAAGGTGGCAGTCTGACTGTGAGCCTTTACACCCCCACATCCCAATGCAGAAAGAGACCTTCACCAGAAGCAGCTGGCACCTTAATCCCAGGCTCATTAAGAGAGATGGAGGTCACTAGTCCTGCTTGTGTGTAAGTAAACCCTAGCCAAGGATCCAAGTCCAGCTCCCAGTTTGCTGGTCTGCTGGAAAAAGGCACTTGCACCTCCCTCAGACCTTGgccctcctttccttcttgcCCAGGAGGGAGAGCTCAAGGAGGGAGATGAGACGGGCTGAGGGGACTGAGCCTGGCTGGATAGAgaccagcagtgctggctgaaTCCTCTTTTGTCGGTAATTCTTACCACAAAATAAATAGCTGAGAATAGTGCAGCCGGGTAACCAACTTCTGTGCAAAGCCATTGCCACCTTCTCACCTAGACATTGTGTGTGTAATCTGCCTTGCCTATAGAAGTTCTTCTACCTTCAcctaagaaatgtttttttgcagctctttgctctacctgttttgtttctcctttctcacTTGTTAAATTAAAGGTAACAACAGCGTGCTTTAACAGCTCTTTGTCCTATGGGCCCTGAGCGCTGCTGGGTCCCTAAGTCCCTCTGGCAGGCTCTACCTGAGGCAATAAAGGCAGCATTGCAAATAAGAGAACAGCTGCCCCATGAAGAAGAGTGTGACTGTTTTCTTCAACATAATGCTGGAGGGCAGAAGCTGGGTTCGGCTCCAGTTCATGCATGAGCAGCCCTACCCAGCAAACTCCCTCTGGATGTCCCTTTGTGCTCACTGTTGGCACCTGGCTCACAGGTGCTGCTGCACCACTCGGCTTTTCATTCCAAACCTCTGATCAGAGGGCGATGGAAAGCCTGTAGCTCAGGTCTCTGAGTTCAGGCTGCGTCTGGAGGGGAGAcagttaggaaaagaaaaaaaagtttctctgtACTTGCAAGCCATGCACAGTtgctgccagttccctcagagACAAGCATGAAACACTTTTGCAGTCTCTTTCAGAGAAGAGCTGTGCTTTCAGGAACTGTTACCAGAGCTGTGTAGTCTAATCAGATGTTCAAATTCCAAAGATGAGACAGCCTTAACTGTAGATAACAACAAACACCCTGCCCTCTGGTCCAGCTACTGTTTCCTGCATCTGCATTTACTGGTCAGAACTGGGGCTCAAACGGCCTTGTGCTGGTCCTGGCACGTGGGGCTAGCTGAAGCAGGAGGCAGTCCCCGAGGTACACAGGCCCTGGACTGCCCGAAGAGCAGAGGAGCCTTGGTGCCTCTTCCCAAGGGAGCTCCAAGCCAGCCCTGGCTTGTGCTGCACACGGGGTCAGCCCAGAGCACTGCAAAAGTGGCTTGAAGCCTCCTGAGCTTGAGCCTCCCCTCAGGCGCCTGTGGAAAGGGAACAGACAACGCCATAGGAACGTGCAAGTGTGAAAGTGCCGTCCGAGCCAGTGCCCTGAGAAGACATTATGGCTGCTTTGACAACACGGCTTCTACCTATAGATCACAGCAACTGGAAAGCACCGGATCAGTGTTTCTTGGAATTCAGGTCCTAATGATAGTGTGTGGAAAAGATTTAAGGAGGAAATATAAACATGTCCTTGAAAAGCATCATAtatgcatgtttttttcctggtaatGCCAAAGTGTAAGGAACAGGATGAATGATGAGGTATGGCAGGTATtgtcaaagaaaacaacaacagatGTAGTATATGTGGTGAAGGCTGTGCTGATAGGAAGGCTGACTTatgtatctgtattttatttttaaatttcagatcACACTATCTGCTTGGTCACCTCAGGCTGGACACGCAGAATCTGAAAGCATCACTGGCAGATGCCGCAAGAAAACTTCCAGCCTTCACACCACGTTCTAACAATGCAGTCATGACAGACACTGAAGCCATTCCTCTTATTGACATAGCCTCTCTTACGAGTTCACCGTAACTGAAACCTGCATTAAATCCAAATTTTGCATGTCATTATTCAAGTAGGAGCAACCACAGTGTACAGAACTCATTTTCCCCAGATGCAAAGAAAGTCAGTTCTTACGCAAAGATTGTTTTCTAAATCTTGTTAAGACTGATACACTCTACAAAGTCTTCCACATATCTGGCAAGCTTTCTACAGGCAGGACTGCAGACAAACAGTACAGAGACAGCCAGGAGACAGCAGTGCCTTTGTACATCACTCTTCCACCTTCCCATCACCCACTAAAGGCACATACTTCTTGAAGGCTggtgtgaaaagaaaaaaacacaagcaaagctATACAAGCATCAGCTCTTAGGGCTTTTGTAAATTTTACATGACTCAATGTAAGAtgcataaaaagcaaaagcacccACTGCAATTCTACTTCAAATTTCTCAACAATAGCTttccatttatatatataaaaacctaAACCAATATTGACTCCCATTGTATACCAAAAACCAGGTATGTTTTCCAGGGTCACTGCACTCCCTGCTGAGAGTGGAGCTAGCAGGGCTGAATTCCAGTCCTATACACTGTCCACAAGATCTAAAAAGTCCAGACACTCACAGGCCTTAAATCACCTTCATGTCAGCCAAGTACACAGCTTTGCAAACGATGCAGATATGTGAACACATGTTTTTGGCAGTATTCAGACCTCTGTGTTGCAGAGACATCACCTAAAACAAAGCATCTCATGTCCCAAAAGCATTCCCAGGGAcctggcagagggcaggggaTTCTCACAGTCTAATACTTTGAATCAGATTTGGGTGCTAAGTTGTACAAACCCAGTTTTTCTACCATACCAAAtccttaagaaagaaaagctccTCCTCAGGGCAATGGAGCTGTAGTCCAACACAGGGTATCGAGTAGTGTTCTCGAGGGACTTCTTCCTTTCTACAGACTACAGAGGAAGCCTTGTGGATGTGCTTGCTGACTTGGGCAGGTAAATTAAATGGCAGAACCCCATTCCTAATTGTTTCCTCGGGGAGGTTAAATTTTATGCTATGTCCTCAGGAGAGATACAATAGGACACAGGGATGCTTGAGACATTGTACTAAACCCTCTAAACTGTGTGCATGATTCACAGCAAGCGCTACCAGAAAATGACACTCTAGCTGCAGTGCCCGCATAGGAAATACAGAGCTCAGAAAGCCTTGTTCAAGGCATAATAGGAGCATGATTATAAGAGGCCCTTCATTACAGCCTTAACTCCGGCACTGTCTCTATAATAATAGCAAAAATCTATCCACAGAGCACAACTCCCACTTAGTAGCACAGCACCATTGTTCAGCTGTCACGTGTGACAAAGTAAATCCAGGGTAACTTCACTGACGTGAACATGGTCACTCTCgtaaaagggaggggggggggatttGGCCCAAGTCCTGCATCAAGTGGAAGAGGATAAAAGACTTTGTTAAAGACATCTAAAGAAGGGGACTAAAAAGGCCAGGCAGAGAAAAACCTTTCATTCCAGTAACTGTAGTAATAACCATCTGCACTTGCATTATGAGAAATTACTTTCACCTTCCAAGAAATCAAATGCTCATGTCTTTTCAGATCTC
This window contains:
- the LOC114011463 gene encoding uncharacterized protein LOC114011463 isoform X1 yields the protein MSNERPVNPDTSTLTEGLKRKRGRPKKQPQEEALGPLPVKKPRGRPKGSKKVTAVSGQMVGPSAGKRPRGRPRKWASLEKTVPGPAKLLVLGDLLSNILAAAQYWIQNTGAEEGFLSSKVWKILINRFGEGMKSVGNLQISLEVCF
- the LOC114011463 gene encoding high mobility group protein HMGI-C-like isoform X3, with amino-acid sequence MSNERPVNPDTSTLTEGLKRKRGRPKKQPQEEALGPLPVKKPRGRPKGSKKVTAVSGQMVGPSAGKRPRGRPRKWASLEKTVPGPAKLLVLGDLLSNILAAAQ
- the LOC114011463 gene encoding high mobility group protein HMGI-C-like isoform X2, whose protein sequence is MSNERPVNPDTSTLTEGLKRKRGRPKKQPQEEALGPLPVKKPRGRPKGSKKVTAVSGQMVGPSAGKRPRGRPRKWPQLVVQEGVSQEGNRQGSSDLNSNLAPATQGITGKDGSRPGKTTGLRRSLE